The Candidatus Eremiobacterota bacterium nucleotide sequence CTTCGAGCGGGGCGTCGAGATCCACCATGACGGCGATCTTCCCGCAAGGAGCGGCATGGGCTCAAGCTCTTCGTTCACCGTGGGCCTCCTCAACGCCCTTTATGCCCTTAAAGGGGAGATGCTCAGCACCCACAGGCTTGCCATGGAGAGCATCCACATTGAACAGGAGGTCCTCAGGGAGAACGTGGGCTCCCAGGACCAGGTCCTTGCGGCATACGGCGGCTTCAACCATGTGACCTTCATGCAGAACGGCGAGATCAGCGTGCGGCCCATCACCGTGGGAAGCGACCGCATAAGGGAGCTGAACTCCCACCTGATGCTTTTCTATACCGGCGTAAAGCGCACCGCCTCGGAGATAGCAGGATCCTACGTGCAGGACATGGCGGCAAAAAAAAGGCAGCTCAGGCTCATGAGGGAGCTCATCGATGAAGGGCTCTCTATTCTCAACAGCAAAGGAGACATCCGCTCCTTCGGTGAGCTGATGGCTGAAGCCTGGCAGGCCAAGAGAAGCCTCAGCACCAGCGTGTCAAACCCTTACGTGGACGAAATTTACGAGGCGGCATGCCATTCTGGCGCTCTCGGGGGAAAGCTCACGGGAGCGGGAGGCGGGGGGTTCATGCTCCTCTTCGTGCCGCCAGGGTGCCAGGCCGCAGTGAGGGAAAAGCTCGGCAGGCTTATCTATGTGCCTTTCAAATTTGAATATTCGGGAAGCCAGATAATCTTCTGCGAGCACGAGGAAGACTACCGAGATATAGAGGAAGCGCGGCTCTCCCAGAATATAGAGGCCTTCAGGGAGCTTGGCTGCCCGACCCGGGAAAGCCCCCGGCACGGGACCAGGGGAAAGGGAAAGAAAGTGCCCCATGGATAGGAATTCGCGGGTTTTCGTCGCAGGCGCCGATAAGCCCCTTGGCGCCGCTATCGCGAGAGCTCTCATTGAGAGAGGGTACCGGCTTGTCCCCGGGGAAGGCGGGAGGAGAGCCGATCTCACCAGTCTCCCCGAGGTCCGCTCCCTTTTCAGGGAGGCCTCGCCGACTCATGTGGTGATGGCGGCAGGAAAATCAGGTGGTATCGGAATGAACCGGAAGCATCCGGCAGACCTGATGCTCGACAATCTGGTCATCGAGTCGAATATCATAGGCGAGGCCCACCGTGCCGGCGTGGAAAAACTCCTCTACCTTGCAAGCTCATGCTGCTACCCCCGCCTGTGCCCTCAGCCGATGAAGGAGGAATATCTTTTTACAGGCCCCCTGGAGCCCACCAATGAGGCCTATGCCATGGCCAAGCTCGCAGGGCTCATGCTCTGCCGCGCCTTCTCGTCGCAGTATGGCTCACCCTTTATCTCCGCCATTCCCACCAATTATTTCGGCCCCGGTGACGACCTCGACGAAGAGAACTCCCACGTGGTGACAGCCCTTATGGTGAGAACAGAGAGGGCCATGGAAGAAAAGGCCTCCTCCCTGGAAGTGTGGGGCACGGGGAAAGCCCGGAGGGAATTCATGTTTATTGACGACGTGGCCGACGCAGTCATTTTTCTCCTGGAGCGCTATGATTCCGCTGATCCGGTCAACATCGGGTCAGGCGAGGCTTTATCCATAGCTGATCTCGCAGAGATGATAAAGGAAATTGCGGGCTTCGGCGGTGAGATCCTCTTTGACCCCACGAAGCCCGACGGCATGCCCGTCAAGATACTTGACAGGGGAAGGCTCGATTCTCTTGGATGGAAAGGGCGTACCACCATGAGGCAGGGCCTCGGGCTGACCTATGAGTGGCTCAGAGGCCTCAGAACCGGGAATTTTCACAAGGGGAGGACAAGTGTGTGAGCACCGGGAGAAAAGTCCCTTTCGGCACCATCACCATTCCGGAAAAGTCAAAGAGGCTCATCAGGGAAATACTCGATTCGGCAAGGGTTTCGGGCGGTAAGTACGTGCGGCTCTTCGAGGAGCGCTTCGCAGCCCTCATGGGCTCCCGGGAGGCCGTGGCCGTGTCGAGCGGCACCGATGCCGACGTGCTTGCCCTGGCGGTCCTCCACGATTTCGGCGCCAAAAGAGGCGACGAGGTGATAGTCCCTGCTCTCTCATTCGTGGCAACAGGAAATGCCGTGATCCATGGAGGCTTCACGCCCGTCTTTGTTGATATAGACCCGGAAACTCTCAACATCGATCCCTCCCTCATTGAGAGGGCCGTCACGGAGAAAACCAGGGCCATCATGCCGGTGCACCTCATGGGAAAGCCGGCCGCCATGGATGCCATAGGAGAAATCGCCAAAAAGCATGATCTGCGGGTAATAGAGGACGCCGCCGAGGCAATCGGGGCACTTTACAGGGGAAAGCCCGTGGGCACTCTCTCCGATATGGGGGCCTTCAGCCTCTATCTTGCCCATATCATCTCTACAGTAGAAGGCGGAATCATCATCACCGATAACGAGGAATACGCCGGGATCCTGAGGTCCCTCAGGGCCCATGGGAGGGGATGCACATGCCGCCAGTGCTCCCTCAACACGGCGTCGGCCTTCTGCCGGAAGCGCTTCAGCGGTGATGACGGCGAGGACATAAGGTTCCGCTTCGACAGGATAGGCTACTCCTGCAAGATGAACGAGCTTGAAGCCGCAGTGGGCCT carries:
- a CDS encoding kinase, encoding MIISRTPFRISFFGGGTDYPEWYRQHGGAVLATTINKYCYITCRYLPPFFEHRIRVVYSKIEDCQTVGEIGHPAAREILRFLSFERGVEIHHDGDLPARSGMGSSSSFTVGLLNALYALKGEMLSTHRLAMESIHIEQEVLRENVGSQDQVLAAYGGFNHVTFMQNGEISVRPITVGSDRIRELNSHLMLFYTGVKRTASEIAGSYVQDMAAKKRQLRLMRELIDEGLSILNSKGDIRSFGELMAEAWQAKRSLSTSVSNPYVDEIYEAACHSGALGGKLTGAGGGGFMLLFVPPGCQAAVREKLGRLIYVPFKFEYSGSQIIFCEHEEDYRDIEEARLSQNIEAFRELGCPTRESPRHGTRGKGKKVPHG
- a CDS encoding DegT/DnrJ/EryC1/StrS family aminotransferase, which gives rise to MSTGRKVPFGTITIPEKSKRLIREILDSARVSGGKYVRLFEERFAALMGSREAVAVSSGTDADVLALAVLHDFGAKRGDEVIVPALSFVATGNAVIHGGFTPVFVDIDPETLNIDPSLIERAVTEKTRAIMPVHLMGKPAAMDAIGEIAKKHDLRVIEDAAEAIGALYRGKPVGTLSDMGAFSLYLAHIISTVEGGIIITDNEEYAGILRSLRAHGRGCTCRQCSLNTASAFCRKRFSGDDGEDIRFRFDRIGYSCKMNELEAAVGLGNMDLYDEILAKRHGNLLYLMEHFRQFCPYLTTFREEPHEKIGPMAFPFIVGKEATFTRASLSYFLETRGVETRSLFASMPTQCPGFAFLGRTPGEFPGAEYVGTHGIHIGVHQDLEREDLEYFIEVVKEFLEIHQK
- a CDS encoding GDP-L-fucose synthase; protein product: MDRNSRVFVAGADKPLGAAIARALIERGYRLVPGEGGRRADLTSLPEVRSLFREASPTHVVMAAGKSGGIGMNRKHPADLMLDNLVIESNIIGEAHRAGVEKLLYLASSCCYPRLCPQPMKEEYLFTGPLEPTNEAYAMAKLAGLMLCRAFSSQYGSPFISAIPTNYFGPGDDLDEENSHVVTALMVRTERAMEEKASSLEVWGTGKARREFMFIDDVADAVIFLLERYDSADPVNIGSGEALSIADLAEMIKEIAGFGGEILFDPTKPDGMPVKILDRGRLDSLGWKGRTTMRQGLGLTYEWLRGLRTGNFHKGRTSV